A single Nerophis ophidion isolate RoL-2023_Sa linkage group LG26, RoL_Noph_v1.0, whole genome shotgun sequence DNA region contains:
- the rasl11b gene encoding ras-like protein family member 11B isoform X2 gives MHKALVVRFLTRRFIGDYERNAGNLYSRDIQVDGDNQVSLQVQDTPGAELTDQGIVLPDHVTWSIQWADAVVLVYSVTDRRSFDLLPQLHQLVAQTATGRGEGAPPVILLANKTDLLHLRRVDPQEGPLLAATLDCAFYEVSASEDYSQVHGAFHRLCCQLAKQPLAAPPPAPAEKKRSPLIPRPKSPNMQDLKRRFKQALSAKVRTVTSV, from the exons CGCTGGTGGTGAGGTTTCTGACAAGGCGCTTCATTGGAGACTATGAGAGAAATGCCG gtaacCTGTACTCCAGGGACATCCAGGTGGATGGAGACAACCAAGTCAGCCTGCAGGTCCAAGACACCCCAGGTGCAGAG TTGACCGACCAAGGCATCGTGCTTCCTGATCACGTGACCTGGTCCATCCAATGGGCCGACGCTGTGGTGCTGGTGTACTCCGTGACCGACCGCCGCAGCTTCGACTTGTTGCCCCAGTTGCACCAGCTGGTGGCCCAAACCGCCACCGGCAGGGGAGAAGGCGCCCCGCCCGTCATCCTGCTGGCCAACAAGACCGACCTCCTGCACCTTAGGCGTGTGGACCCCCAGGAGGGCCCCCTGCTGGCCGCCACGCTGGACTGCGCCTTCTACGAGGTGTCGGCCAGCGAGGACTACAGCCAGGTGCACGGCGCCTTCCACCGGCTGTGCTGCCAGCTCGCCAAGCAGCCGCTGGCCGCGCCGCCACCCGCCCCCGCCGAAAAGAAACGCTCGCCACTCATCCCCAGGCCCAAGTCGCCCAACATGCAGGACCTGAAGAGGCGCTTCAAGCAGGCGCTGTCAGCCAAGGTCAGGACCGTGACCTCCGTGTGA
- the rasl11b gene encoding ras-like protein family member 11B isoform X1, translated as MRLIQNMTTIAECAAPQFSLANRAIKIAVIGGSGVGKTALVVRFLTRRFIGDYERNAGNLYSRDIQVDGDNQVSLQVQDTPGAELTDQGIVLPDHVTWSIQWADAVVLVYSVTDRRSFDLLPQLHQLVAQTATGRGEGAPPVILLANKTDLLHLRRVDPQEGPLLAATLDCAFYEVSASEDYSQVHGAFHRLCCQLAKQPLAAPPPAPAEKKRSPLIPRPKSPNMQDLKRRFKQALSAKVRTVTSV; from the exons atgcgtcTCATCCAGAATATGACCACCATTGCGGAGTGTGCCGCACCGCAGTTCTCGCTTGCAAACCGGGCTATCAAGATAGCAGTCATAGGGGGCAGTGGAGTGGGgaaaacag CGCTGGTGGTGAGGTTTCTGACAAGGCGCTTCATTGGAGACTATGAGAGAAATGCCG gtaacCTGTACTCCAGGGACATCCAGGTGGATGGAGACAACCAAGTCAGCCTGCAGGTCCAAGACACCCCAGGTGCAGAG TTGACCGACCAAGGCATCGTGCTTCCTGATCACGTGACCTGGTCCATCCAATGGGCCGACGCTGTGGTGCTGGTGTACTCCGTGACCGACCGCCGCAGCTTCGACTTGTTGCCCCAGTTGCACCAGCTGGTGGCCCAAACCGCCACCGGCAGGGGAGAAGGCGCCCCGCCCGTCATCCTGCTGGCCAACAAGACCGACCTCCTGCACCTTAGGCGTGTGGACCCCCAGGAGGGCCCCCTGCTGGCCGCCACGCTGGACTGCGCCTTCTACGAGGTGTCGGCCAGCGAGGACTACAGCCAGGTGCACGGCGCCTTCCACCGGCTGTGCTGCCAGCTCGCCAAGCAGCCGCTGGCCGCGCCGCCACCCGCCCCCGCCGAAAAGAAACGCTCGCCACTCATCCCCAGGCCCAAGTCGCCCAACATGCAGGACCTGAAGAGGCGCTTCAAGCAGGCGCTGTCAGCCAAGGTCAGGACCGTGACCTCCGTGTGA